The DNA region GGCACGGCTGTTCGCGAGCGGAACGCAGGCGGACGGGGCCGCAGGCAGGCGACGAGAGGACAACGGGCAACGGGGCGAATTGAGGGGGGCGGGGGTGGGGGGGGAGCCCCCCAGTGCTGCGCGCCCCATCCCCCCGCCACGCCCCCTGACGCCCCCTCACCCGCCGGGCGTTGTCGCGCCGGGCGGTATCCCCGCCGGGGTCCCGCCCCGCGCTGCCCCCTGTCCTGACTCCTCCTGTTTGACTGTTCTTCACGGCAGGTCGATGTGTACGGATGTTCCCGTTACGGGTGTGCGGCTTAAAAGCGTCAGGCAGCATGTGGGGACCGCCGGGTGACGATGGCCGAAAAGGGCAGTGCTCGTGTTGCACATCCGCGCTCCCGACGTCCGTCCGACCACGAACCACCGTTCCGCAGCAACCAGTTGATCAAGGACGCCGATGACCGACACACCGGTGGCGCTGATCGTGTTCCTCGCCTTGGGTACCGTCGCCGTCGTTCTGGCCCTCCTCCTCGTCCGTTCGCGACAGGAGTTGAGCAGGTCTCAGCTCCACTCGGAGGCGACAGAGACGGAACTCGAGAGCGCGTCGCGCTACGCCGCCGATCTCGCGGCGAGGCTTCAGGCGGTCGAGTCCGAGCTGAGGCATCTCGTGAACGCCCGCATACCTGATCTGGCCAGTTCCCTCGCCCACTCCAACGTCCCCGTCCCCGGCCCTCTCGGCACCGCGACGCTCAGCCCGGAGCTGGACCGTTCCATCGACGCCGTGCTCTCACAGGTGAGGGAGGAGGTCACCAAGGAACGCAAACGTGTCGACGCCGCGGCGCAGGCGACGATGCGGGGCGCCAGCACCACCATTCAGGCGCTGCTGTACCAGCTTCAGACCCTCCTCCAGCGGATGCAGGAGAAGTACGAGGACCCTCTCGTCGCCGAGGACCTCCTCGCGGCGGACTTCCTCAACGAGCAGGCGCTGCGCCGCATTCAGTCGACTGCGGTGGTCTGCGGTGCCTGGCCCGGGTTGACGCGCGACAACTCGCATCTCGCTGACGTCGTCGTGGGTGCCTCGTCCCGGCTGAGCGGCTATGAGCGCATCCAGGTCAGCAATCTGCTGCGTGACCCGGTGGGTGTGATCGCCCGCGCGGTCGAGCCGGTGGCGGTGACGCTGACGGAGCTGATGGCGAACGCGCTTCACTACTCGCATCCCGAACTCCCCGTCGTCGTAACGCTCCAGCAGGGAAACCGCGGGGTGTCGGTCATCATCGACGACGCGGGCGTCGGCATGACAGCGGAGGAACTGACCCGCGCCAAGCGGCTGATGTCGGGCGAGGAGGCCATTCTCATCACCGAACTCGGCGACCCGCCGCGCAACGGCTTCGCGGCCATCGGGCAGCTTGTGCGCCAGTACGGGTTCGCCGCGCATGTGGAGCCTTCCCCGTACGGGGGTGTGCGTGCGGTGGTGCACATTCCGGGCGAGCCGCTGCTGACGCTGCTGGACGAGGCGGAGCATCCGATGTCGGCGATGGCTCCGACGCCGCCGTACGGCACGCCCGTGCTGCCGGGTTATGCGCCTGCGGACTTCCGTTCGCCGGTCCCGTCGCAAGGGGTCGGCGCGGGTGCCCCGCTTGGGGCCGGTGCGGGCGCGTCGCCGGGTGCCGGTACGGGAACGTCCTCCGGGACGGCGGACTCCGGCGCAGGGGAGTTGCCCCGCCGTCGCAGGCGGCGGCGCGCGGACGCGGCGGAGAAGGCGGCTGCCGCCGGCGGCACGGGCGATGCGAGTACGGGGAGCGGCGGCGCAAAGTCCGTTGATCCGCCCGGCACTTCACGCCCGGCGGAACCGGGCGGAGAGCCGGACACCGCCCCTGGCACCAGCCGCGGCACCGACCCCCGCTCCGGCTCCGGCTCGAAATCCACTCCCGGAAGCGCCTTCGCACCGCCGACGACGCCCGAGCAGAGCGCGGAGCGCTGGTCGGCGTTCCAGAGGGGCACCGCTTCCGGAAGGGCGGCGGCCATGGACCGGCCGGACGGCCCGGAAGAGCGAGACTCCGCCGACTCGCCCCGCTCCCCGCACAGCCCGAGCAGATCGACCGACACGACCCGTACCAGCAGCACAAGCGACACCGCAGGGGCGGACGGCGTATCAGGCGACGCCGGCCCCGGCGCTTCGGAAGGGAACAAGCACGCATGACCATCCCCGCTCGCCGCCCGGTCCGTGAGGACACCTCCTGGGTACTGACTCCGCTTCTTGAGCTGCCGCATGTGATACACGCCGCGGTGATCTCCGGCGACGGTCTGATCGAGGGCCGTTCGCCGGATCTGGAACGGGATTCCGCGGAGGGCGTCGCGGCGATGCTCTCCGCCCTTCAGGGTGCGGCCCGTACGACCACGGCGGCTTTTGTGGGCGACCACGACGTCGAGTTGCGCCAGACCGTGATCGAGTCCGACCGGGGCTGGGTCTTCGCGATACCTGCCGGGCAGAACACGTGTCTGGCGGTCTTCGCCGGGCCGGACGTCAACATGGGTGTCGTCACGCACCAGATGCAGGTCCAGGTGGCGAGCCTGGGCTCGAAGACCATGAACAGCCCGACACGGAGCGACAGTCCGGCATGAATCCGCCGCCACGTGACCACCGGCGTCTCGTGCCCGCGTATCTGGCTACGACCGGGCGCGCGGTGCCGAGCCGCAACACGTTCGACCGGCTGACGGTGCTGCATGCCCCGGGTGATCCTGCGGGGAGCGGTCTGCGGCCGGAGCAGCGGCGACTGCTGGAGTTGCTTCAGCCTGGTCCGCTGTCTCTGGCCGAGGCGGCTGCGCATCTGCGGTTGCCTGTCAGCGTCGTGAAGGTCATGGTGGCCGATCTGGTCGATGCGGGCCGTCTGTCCGCTCGTGCCCCCGTACCCGACGCCGAACTGCCCGAGCGGCAGATTCTGGAGAAGGTTCTCGATGGACTCCGCACTCTCAGGTCCTCGCGATGAAGACACCGGTGACGAAGACGAAGACTGGCGGCGGGCCGCCGGTGGTTCCGGCGGTGGTTCCGGCGGTGGTTCCGGCGGTGACGGTCCCGCCGGCTCGGCGCCCCCGCCTGTGCCCGAGCCGCCGGAGGCGGTGGTCCACCTGGACGGGGAGCGCACTCAGACGCTGGTGAAGCTGCTGGTGGCGGGCCCGTTCGGTGTCGGCAAGACGACGTTCATCCGTTCGCTGTCGGAGACGGAGCCGCTGCACACCGAGGAGTTGATGACCAGCGGGAGTGCGGCCGTCGACGATCTGTCGGGGGTCAGGGAGAAGTCGACGACGACGGTGGCGATCGACTTCGGCCGTCTGACGCTGCCGGGCGATCTGGTGCTGTACATGTTCGGTACGCCCGGCCAGCGCCGTTTCTCGCCGCTGTGGCAGGACATCTCGCGTGGTGCGCTGGGTGCTCTCGTCCTGGCCGACACCCGCCGGTTGTCGGATTCGTTCGAGGTGATGGACATGATCGAGGACGCGGGGCTGCGTTACGCGGTCGCCGTGAACTCCTTCCCCGACTCTCCCGCGCACCATCCGTCCACGTTGCGCGACCATCTCGATCTGCTGCCCGATACGCCGCTGGTGCTGTGCGACGCTCGCGACCGTGAGCAGGCGACGGATGCGCTGATCGGTCTCGTGGGCCATGTGCTCGCGCTCACGCCTCAGGAGACTCTGTGACGTCCGCTTCCGAGCCGGGCACTCCGGCGCACGCCTCCACCCAGGACTCGCCCAAGCGCACGCCCACGCCGGACACGCCGCCGCCAGGCACCACCGCCCCGGACGCGCCCGAGCGCACGCCGGCGCCGGACATACCCACGCGCGCCCCGGCCGGTGAGTCCCCCGCCCCGCTCAGCAGTGCCCTGCCCACGCCGGTGGGCGAACCCCACGTGGAGCTGGAGCAGTTGTACGGGCCGGAGTTCGCCGCCGATCCGCAGGGCGTCTATGCGCGGCTGCGCCGCTACGGCCCGATCGCCCCGGTGGAGATCTCGCCGGGCATCACGGCGATGCTCGTCACCGACTACCGGGCGGCGCTCGATCTGCTGCACGACACGGTCACCTGGTCCAAGGACCCTCGTAAGTGGCAGGAGTCGGTGC from Streptomyces marispadix includes:
- a CDS encoding DUF742 domain-containing protein gives rise to the protein MNPPPRDHRRLVPAYLATTGRAVPSRNTFDRLTVLHAPGDPAGSGLRPEQRRLLELLQPGPLSLAEAAAHLRLPVSVVKVMVADLVDAGRLSARAPVPDAELPERQILEKVLDGLRTLRSSR
- a CDS encoding roadblock/LC7 domain-containing protein is translated as MTIPARRPVREDTSWVLTPLLELPHVIHAAVISGDGLIEGRSPDLERDSAEGVAAMLSALQGAARTTTAAFVGDHDVELRQTVIESDRGWVFAIPAGQNTCLAVFAGPDVNMGVVTHQMQVQVASLGSKTMNSPTRSDSPA
- a CDS encoding GTP-binding protein, translated to MPEPPEAVVHLDGERTQTLVKLLVAGPFGVGKTTFIRSLSETEPLHTEELMTSGSAAVDDLSGVREKSTTTVAIDFGRLTLPGDLVLYMFGTPGQRRFSPLWQDISRGALGALVLADTRRLSDSFEVMDMIEDAGLRYAVAVNSFPDSPAHHPSTLRDHLDLLPDTPLVLCDARDREQATDALIGLVGHVLALTPQETL
- a CDS encoding ATP-binding protein; translation: MTDTPVALIVFLALGTVAVVLALLLVRSRQELSRSQLHSEATETELESASRYAADLAARLQAVESELRHLVNARIPDLASSLAHSNVPVPGPLGTATLSPELDRSIDAVLSQVREEVTKERKRVDAAAQATMRGASTTIQALLYQLQTLLQRMQEKYEDPLVAEDLLAADFLNEQALRRIQSTAVVCGAWPGLTRDNSHLADVVVGASSRLSGYERIQVSNLLRDPVGVIARAVEPVAVTLTELMANALHYSHPELPVVVTLQQGNRGVSVIIDDAGVGMTAEELTRAKRLMSGEEAILITELGDPPRNGFAAIGQLVRQYGFAAHVEPSPYGGVRAVVHIPGEPLLTLLDEAEHPMSAMAPTPPYGTPVLPGYAPADFRSPVPSQGVGAGAPLGAGAGASPGAGTGTSSGTADSGAGELPRRRRRRRADAAEKAAAAGGTGDASTGSGGAKSVDPPGTSRPAEPGGEPDTAPGTSRGTDPRSGSGSKSTPGSAFAPPTTPEQSAERWSAFQRGTASGRAAAMDRPDGPEERDSADSPRSPHSPSRSTDTTRTSSTSDTAGADGVSGDAGPGASEGNKHA